The genome window TAGCCTATGTCTATAGTGTATTTGCCCTTTTTACTGGTCAGCCAGTATACTTTGAGGCTGCGGGTTTTATCATCTTCTTTATCCTCTTAGGGCAAATCTTTGAAGAACGGATGCGTAACAATGCCTCCGAGGCTGTGGAAAAATTGTTGGATTTGCAGGCAAAAACGGCTCAAGTTCTCCGTGATGGGAACTATGTCGAGGTGGCGGCAGAAGATATCCAAATTGGTGACTTGATTCGGGTCCGTCCTGGGGAAAAGATCGCAGTTGATGGGACGATTGTAGAAGGAAGTACGACCATTGATGAGTCGATGGTGACAGGTGAAAGCTTGCCTGTGGAAAAATCAGTTGGTGATGCAGTGATCGGCTCCACTATCAACAGCAATGGGACCATTCTCTTTAAGGCTGAAAAAGTCGGTAGTGAGACCCTCTTATCTCAAATTGTGGACTTTGTCAAAATGGCCCAATCCAGTCGTGCTCCTATTCAAGATTTGACGGATAAGATTTCAGGTATCTTTGTTCCAGTGGTGACGATTTTGGCCATTGCGACTTTCTGGGTTTGGTCCGTGCTTCTGGGCGCGTCGCTTCAAGAGGCCATGCTCTATGCAGTCTCTGTCCTCATTATTGCCTGTCCTTGTGCCCTTGGTTTAGCAACCCCAACAGCCCTGATGGTCGGAACCGGCCGTAGTGCCAAGATGGGGGTTCTGATTAAAAATGGAACAGTTCTTCAAGAAGTGCAAAAGATTCAAACCGTTGTATTTGATAAGACAGGGACTATTACCATTGGCCAACCACTTGTAACCGATGTTGTAGGAGATGAAGCGCGTGTCTTGACACTGGCTGCTAGTCTTGAAACTTTTTCAGAACATCCACTAGCCCAAGCGGTGTTATCCCAAGCAGAAGAAAAAGGTTTGGTGTTATCCCCTGTGGAAAACTTCCAAGCGATTGAAGGAAAAGGGGTCCAAGGTCAGATCGACCAGCAGTTGGTGACCTTGGGAAATGGCAAACTTCATGACGGGACAGCGATGGATCCGGAGCTTGAAAAACGGATGGTAGAGTTGCAAGAGCAGGCCAAAACAGTGATCAGTTTGTCTGTGGATGGGCAAGTGATTGGCTTGATTGCCATTCAAGATGCTCCGAAGGCCAGCTCAAAAGAAGCGATCAAAAAGCTCAAAGAACGGGGCTTGAAAACGGTCATGTTAACGGGTGATAATGAACGGGTGGCCCAAGCTATTGCTAAGCAAGTGGGAATTGACACCGTCATTGCTGATGTCCTTCCTCAAGAAAAAGCTAGCGCCATCCAAAAACTGCAAGAAGATAGCAAGGTCGCCTTTGTTGGAGATGGGATCAATGATGCTCCAGCTCTTTCGATCGCCGATGTCGGAATTGCTATGGGATCTGGAACGGATATTGCGATCGAGTCCGGTGGCATCGTGCTCACGCAAAATGATTTGCTTGGCGTTGTGCGCGCCTTTGACATGAGTCAAAAGACCTTCCGCAGGATTTTACTCAATCTCTTCTGGGCCTCTATCTACAATCTCCTTGGGCTTCCAATTGCTGCTGGAGTCTTTGTAGGACTGGGATTGACCCTCAATCCAGAACTAGCAGGTCTTGCCATGGCCCTTAGTTCTTTGTCTGTTTTGATTAGCTCTCTGCTTCTCAATGTTGCGAAAATAGATTAACGAAAATAAGAAGTGGTACAGAATTCTGTATCACTCTTTTTCTCTTTTACCTAGAGCGACGAGGAAAAGAGGAGGTATCAAATTATAGTAAAATACCCTATTGTAGGATAGTTTGTGAAAATTTCTCAAAAAGAGCATCTGTTATGGAATAGGGATTGAGCATCTCTGAGCAGATCCTTATACATGTGAATCTCTTTGTGATAAATTAATACTGTAATCGTTTTGTAAATCGTTTTCATGAGAAAAGTCAGAAAAAACTCATTTTCAAGGCGAGATGATCGCAAAGATGAAGTAGAAGCGCTATGCTGCATTTTAAGGGATCAAAATAGAATTAAAGGAGAGTTAGAATGACTCAAGGGAAAATTACTGCATCTGCAGCAATGCTTAATGTATTGAAAACATGGGGCGTAGATACGATCTACGGTATCCCATCTGGAACACTTAGCTCACTTATGGACGCTTTGGCTGAAGACAAAGATATCCGTTTCTTGCAAGTTCGTCACGAAGAAACTGGTGCTCTTGCAGCGGTTATGCAAGCTAAATTTGGTGGCTCTATCGGGGTTGCAGTTGGTTCAGGTGGACCTGGTGCGACTCACTTGATCAATGGTGTTTACGATGCAGCTATGGATAACACTCCATTCCTTGCTATCCTTGGATCACGTCCAGTTAACGAATTGAACTTGGATGCCTTCCAAGAATTGAACCAAAACCCAATGTACAACGGTATCGCTGTTTACAACAAACGTGTAGCTTACGCAGAACAATTACCAAAAGTAATCGACGAAGCTTGCCGTGCTGCCGTTTCTAAAAAAGGTCCAGCCGTTGTTGAAATTCCAGTAAACTTTGGTTTCCAAGAAATCGACGAAAACTCTTACTACGGTTCAGGTTCTTACGAGCGTTCATTCATCGCTCCTGCTTTGAACGAAGTGGAGATCGACAAAGCGGTTGAAATCTTGAACAATGCGGAACGTCCAGTGATCTACGCTGGTTACGGTGGTGTGAAAGCTGGTGAAGTGATTACTGAATTGTCACGTAAAATCAAAGCCCCAATCATCACAACTGGTAAAAACTTCGAAGCGTTCGAATGGAACTACGAAGGTTTGACAGGTTCTGCTTACCGTGTTGGTTGGAAACCAGCCAACGAAGTTGTCTTTGAAGCAGACACAGTTCTTTTCCTTGGTTCAAACTTCCCATTTGCTGAAGTATACGAAGCATTCAAAAATACTGAAAAATTCATCCAAGTAGATATCGACCCTTACAAACTTGGTAAACGTCATGCCCTAGACGCTTCAATCCTTGGGGATGCAGGTCAAGCAGCCAAAGCAATCCTTGACAAAGTGAATCCAGTTGAATCTACTCCATGGTGGCGTGCAAACGTTAAGAATAACCAAAACTGGCGTGATTACATGAACAAACTCGAAGGTAAAACTGAGGGTGAATTGCAATTGTATCAAGTTTACAATGCAATCAACAAACATGCTGATCAAGATGCGATCTATTCAATCGACGTAGGTGACACTACTCAAACATCTACTCGTCACCTTCACATGACACCTAAGAACATGTGGCGTACATCTCCACTCTTTGCGACAATGGGTATTGCCCTTCCTGGTGGTATCGCTGCTAAGAAAGACAATCCAGATCGCCAAGTATGGAACATCATGGGTGACGGTGCATTCAACATGTGCTACCCAGACGTTATCACAAACGTTCAATACGACCTTCCAGTTATCAACGTTGTCTTCTCAAATGGTAAATATGCCTTCATCAAGGACAAATACGAAGACACAAACAAACACTTGTTTGGTTGTGACTTCCCTAATGCTGACTATGCGAAAATCGCTGAAGCTCAAGGAGCTATTGGATTTACAGTTGACCGTATCGAAGACATCGACGCAGTCGTTGCAGAAGCTGTTAAATTGAACAAAGAAGGTAAAACTGTTGTTATCGATGCTCGCATCACTCCACATCGTCCACTTCCAGTAGAAGTACTTGAGTTGGATCCAAAACAACACTCAGAAGAAGCGATCAAAGCCTTCAAGGAAAAATACGAAGCAGAAGAACTCGTACCATTCCGCCTCTTCTTGGAAGAAGAAGGGTTGCAATCACGCGCAATCAAATAATCCTGCTCGTCGAAAATCAAATGTAAATATTGTAGATTATTTTCTTTGATTTTGTGGAGATAAACTTGAAAAGATCGGAGCCATCCGGTCTTTTTATGGAGGATAGTAAATGAATTTAAATCAATTAGATATTATCGTTTCAGATGTTACCCAAGTTTGTGCTAGCTTGGAGCGTATTTTGGATAAAAAAGCCGATTATGTTGACGACAGTTTTGCTCAGTTCACGATTGGCAGTCACTGTCTCATGTTGTCTCAAAATCATTTGGTTCCTTTGGAAAACTTTCAGTCAGGAATCATTCTTCATATCGAGGTTGAAGATGTAGACCAGAACTACAAACGATTGAAAGAGCTTGGTATCCAGGTTTTAAACGGTCCAGTTGTAACCGATTGGGGAACCGAAAGCTTGCTAGTTGAAGGCCCAGCTGGCCTAGTGCTTGATTTTTATCGTATGAAGTAGGTAATTCTATTATCAAAAAATTTAAACGTTCTTGGAGTGGAACATAAAAAGATCGGAGTTATCCGGTCTTTTTATGTTCCCAAGTGTAGGAGTTACCTTAGAATAGGTTCAGTTTTTCATAGGATCTTGTAGGATTTTTTGGAAAGAGAAGGGTATAATAGAACTATCAAATCAAGTGAGGTGGGGAGATGACCGACAAACTTCAATTTCCAGATGGTTTCCTTTGGGGTGGAGCGACGGCTGCTAACCAGTGTGAGGGAGCTTATACTGAAGATGGCCGTGGCTTGGCCAATGTGGATGTGGTGCCGATTGGGCCTGATCGTCACGCCATTATTACGGGTCAGAAAAAGATGTTCGATTTTGAAGAGGGCTATTTTTATCCGGCTAAGGATGGCATTGATATGTACCATCGCTACAAGGAAGACATTGCCCTCTTTGGGGAAATGGGCTTTAAAACCTATCGTTTGTCCATTGCCTGGTCTCGGATTTTCCCAAAAGGAGATGAACTAGAGCCAAACGAAGCAGGTCTACAGTTCTATGAAAACCTCTTTAAGGAGTGCCATAAGTATGGCATTGAACCCTTGGTGACCATTACCCACTTTGACTGTCCCATGCATTTGATTACCGAGTATGGAGGTTGGCGCAGTCGTAAGATGTTGGAATGTTATGAACGTCTCTGCCGGACCCTCTTCACTCGCTACAAGGGCTTGGTCAAATACTGGCTAACCTTTAATGAGATCAATATGATCCTTCATGCGCCTTTTATGGGAGCAGGTCTCTGCTTTGAAGAAGGGGAGAATGAGGAGCAGGTCAAATACCAGGCGGCTCACCATGAGTTGGTCGCTTCAGCCATTGCTACCAAGCTAGCCCATGAGATTGATCCCAACAATAAGGTGGGCTGTATGTTGGCAGCTGGGCAAAACTATCCGCATACCTGTGCTCCGCGAGATGTCTGGGCTGGTCTAGAAGAAGACCGCAAGAACTATTTCTTTATCGATGTGCAGGCGCGTGGGGAATACCCTAACTATGCCAAGAAAGAGTGGGAGCGTCAGGGGATCACGGTCGAGATGACGGAACAGGACCTTCAATTGTTGAAAGACCATACAGTTGACTTTATTTCCTTCTCCTACTATGCCAGTCGGGTCGCTTCAGGGGATCCAGCTGAAAGGGAAAAAACAGCGGGCAATATCTTTGCCTCTCTGAAGAATCCCTACCTAGAAAGCTCAGAATGGGGTTGGCAGATTGACCCTCTTGGTCTCCGCATTACGCTGAACACCATCTGGGATCGTTATCAAAAACCTCTCTTTATCGTAGAAAATGGACTAGGTGCCGTTGATACCCCAAATGAAGCCGGGGAGATTGAGGATGACTACCGGATTGATTACCTGGCTGCCCACATCAAGGCCATGCGGGAGGCCATCCATGAAGATGGTGTTGTCCTCTGGGGCTATACGACTTTGGGCTGTATTGACCTCGTCTCTGCCGGGACAGGAGAAATGAAGAAGCGCTACGGTTTTATCTATGTCGACCGGGACAACGAAGGCAAGGGAAGCTTGGCCCGCTCACGTAAGAAATCCTTCTATTGGTACAAAGAAGTCATTGCGACCAATGGGGCTTCTGTTGAATAAAAGTTTTCGGTACTTGCTGGCCGACTTTCTCCTCTCAACGAAAAAGCTTAGAATCCCAACCACAAGCTGGGGTCCTAAGCTTTTTGTATGTAGTTTAGCCAAGTCATTACGGATTTACTGGTCGTAATCTAAGACATTGTTCTCGATGACAAACTTAGATTCAGCGGAAATGTTGGCTGCTCCTAGTTGCAACTGTGAACTTCCGTCTGGCTTCATGATGTGCCACTGACCGTCCTTGTGGGCAAAGATGGCCTCAAATGTGACGTTATTGCTCTTGTCTCGAATGGGTAGAACAAATGCTTGATCTGTATTCTCTAAAAGGATTTCTTCCTTTTTTTCAAAGTTATAGATATAAAATTGCCCAGTTCTTTGTCCCAAACCATGGACTTCATCGACTTTTTGCCAATTCTCAAACTTATTCCGAACAAGGGATTCATTATAAATCTTGTTGAAGGTTTCGTTGCGTTTCTTCGTTTCTTCCTCGTCTAGTGTTTTCTGAAACTCTGCAACCTTTTTAGTCGTTTGAATGGTTTGTCTGTTTTGCTCCCTGATTTGCTGGCGGTGGATGACTCGCATCATTCTTGCAGCAACGCCCAGGATGACAAGGATGGATACAAGACTGATTTTAGTTTTAGCATTATTTTTCATAGATGAGTCTCCCTATTGTGTCATTGGTCCTATTATACCCTTAGAAAGAAAGGATCGTCAAGTTCATCTTGTGATGACCTAACATGCAGATCTAGCTGGGGACTATAGGCTTTTAGTCAGATTTTCATTGACGAAGGAGCTTTTATTTGATAGGCTAGAGAAATAGAAATGATTTGGAGTTCAAAGGAAAAAGGAGCGAGGCAAGTGACACGGATTTTATTAATCGAGGATAATAATGATATCCAAGAAATTTTATACAGTCTCTTAAGTGAAGATCATGAGGTCCTTCAGGCTTTTTCAGGTACAGAAGGGCTGCGGCTCTTCCAGCAAGAAGCCGTTGATTTGGTCCTTCTGGATATCATGCTTCCAGGGAAAAATGGGGATCAGGTCCTTGAGGAGATCCGTTTGCAGAGTCAGACACCGGTTATCATGATGACCGCTCTGGGAGACAAACACCTCATTAGCCAGTATCTCCTTGCAGGTGCCAATGATTATATTGTCAAGCCCTTTAATCTGGACGAAGTGGCGGCTCGGGTGACGGTGCAGTTGAGAAATCAACCGACGGTAGCACAGGAATCTCAAGCGTCGCAAAAGCGATCCTTTAAGAATTTGGTCTTAAATCCAGAAACCTTTGAACTGGAGTCCGGCGAACAGACGCTTCGATTGGGCAAAAAAGAATTTCAAATTTTTGAGACCTTGCTGGCGCATCCAAAGAAGATTTTCACCAAAGAAGAATTGTATGAAGCTGTCTGGGAAGAAGTCTATCTGCCTGGAGACAATACCCTCAATGCCCAATTAAGCAATCTTCGAAAGAAAATTGCCCAGCTTGACCCAGATGAGGACTATATTGAAACGGTCTGGGGCTTGGGTGTTCGCTTGAAAGGAGACAAGTAATGTGGGTTTTAGTTCTAATTCTTGTCGTCCTTGTCCTTCTCTTGGGACTGGGCTACCTTCGCCTACTATCTGCTCTCAAAGATTTGCAGGAGCAGATTCAACAGAAGCTCCAAAATGGGAGTGGAGTACGGTTAACGTCATGTGTTTCAAAAAAAGAATTGGTCGCCTTGACCAAGCAGGTCAGTGATCTCTTTGATCAGATCGAGCGGACCAATCGGATTGCCTTTCAAGAGAAAAAGACCTTGGATATGGCCATTAGTAATATTGCCCACGATATCC of Streptococcus sp. S5 contains these proteins:
- a CDS encoding heavy metal translocating P-type ATPase; its protein translation is MVEKQKAVVENGVQKIRITAEKGYSPKEFQLQKGIPAEITFHRVNPSGCYKEILFEDQGILEPLEVGVDKVISFTPTETGDFEFSCGMKMQKGSYTVVEKRRRVLSLRDRFWITSIFTLPLLILMIGMWAGFVSHPVNRWGNFLATTPIMLVAGVPFIKSAWASFKKHHSNMDTLVALGTLVAYVYSVFALFTGQPVYFEAAGFIIFFILLGQIFEERMRNNASEAVEKLLDLQAKTAQVLRDGNYVEVAAEDIQIGDLIRVRPGEKIAVDGTIVEGSTTIDESMVTGESLPVEKSVGDAVIGSTINSNGTILFKAEKVGSETLLSQIVDFVKMAQSSRAPIQDLTDKISGIFVPVVTILAIATFWVWSVLLGASLQEAMLYAVSVLIIACPCALGLATPTALMVGTGRSAKMGVLIKNGTVLQEVQKIQTVVFDKTGTITIGQPLVTDVVGDEARVLTLAASLETFSEHPLAQAVLSQAEEKGLVLSPVENFQAIEGKGVQGQIDQQLVTLGNGKLHDGTAMDPELEKRMVELQEQAKTVISLSVDGQVIGLIAIQDAPKASSKEAIKKLKERGLKTVMLTGDNERVAQAIAKQVGIDTVIADVLPQEKASAIQKLQEDSKVAFVGDGINDAPALSIADVGIAMGSGTDIAIESGGIVLTQNDLLGVVRAFDMSQKTFRRILLNLFWASIYNLLGLPIAAGVFVGLGLTLNPELAGLAMALSSLSVLISSLLLNVAKID
- the spxB gene encoding pyruvate oxidase, coding for MTQGKITASAAMLNVLKTWGVDTIYGIPSGTLSSLMDALAEDKDIRFLQVRHEETGALAAVMQAKFGGSIGVAVGSGGPGATHLINGVYDAAMDNTPFLAILGSRPVNELNLDAFQELNQNPMYNGIAVYNKRVAYAEQLPKVIDEACRAAVSKKGPAVVEIPVNFGFQEIDENSYYGSGSYERSFIAPALNEVEIDKAVEILNNAERPVIYAGYGGVKAGEVITELSRKIKAPIITTGKNFEAFEWNYEGLTGSAYRVGWKPANEVVFEADTVLFLGSNFPFAEVYEAFKNTEKFIQVDIDPYKLGKRHALDASILGDAGQAAKAILDKVNPVESTPWWRANVKNNQNWRDYMNKLEGKTEGELQLYQVYNAINKHADQDAIYSIDVGDTTQTSTRHLHMTPKNMWRTSPLFATMGIALPGGIAAKKDNPDRQVWNIMGDGAFNMCYPDVITNVQYDLPVINVVFSNGKYAFIKDKYEDTNKHLFGCDFPNADYAKIAEAQGAIGFTVDRIEDIDAVVAEAVKLNKEGKTVVIDARITPHRPLPVEVLELDPKQHSEEAIKAFKEKYEAEELVPFRLFLEEEGLQSRAIK
- a CDS encoding VOC family protein — its product is MNLNQLDIIVSDVTQVCASLERILDKKADYVDDSFAQFTIGSHCLMLSQNHLVPLENFQSGIILHIEVEDVDQNYKRLKELGIQVLNGPVVTDWGTESLLVEGPAGLVLDFYRMK
- a CDS encoding 6-phospho-beta-glucosidase; translated protein: MTDKLQFPDGFLWGGATAANQCEGAYTEDGRGLANVDVVPIGPDRHAIITGQKKMFDFEEGYFYPAKDGIDMYHRYKEDIALFGEMGFKTYRLSIAWSRIFPKGDELEPNEAGLQFYENLFKECHKYGIEPLVTITHFDCPMHLITEYGGWRSRKMLECYERLCRTLFTRYKGLVKYWLTFNEINMILHAPFMGAGLCFEEGENEEQVKYQAAHHELVASAIATKLAHEIDPNNKVGCMLAAGQNYPHTCAPRDVWAGLEEDRKNYFFIDVQARGEYPNYAKKEWERQGITVEMTEQDLQLLKDHTVDFISFSYYASRVASGDPAEREKTAGNIFASLKNPYLESSEWGWQIDPLGLRITLNTIWDRYQKPLFIVENGLGAVDTPNEAGEIEDDYRIDYLAAHIKAMREAIHEDGVVLWGYTTLGCIDLVSAGTGEMKKRYGFIYVDRDNEGKGSLARSRKKSFYWYKEVIATNGASVE
- a CDS encoding response regulator transcription factor → MTRILLIEDNNDIQEILYSLLSEDHEVLQAFSGTEGLRLFQQEAVDLVLLDIMLPGKNGDQVLEEIRLQSQTPVIMMTALGDKHLISQYLLAGANDYIVKPFNLDEVAARVTVQLRNQPTVAQESQASQKRSFKNLVLNPETFELESGEQTLRLGKKEFQIFETLLAHPKKIFTKEELYEAVWEEVYLPGDNTLNAQLSNLRKKIAQLDPDEDYIETVWGLGVRLKGDK